In the genome of Streptomyces sp. NBC_00190, one region contains:
- a CDS encoding PP2C family protein-serine/threonine phosphatase: protein MLSVELSPAHELVTGPMLTTTPALAALTMGPLGTLSAAALAASVNATSATYNHSWGTQTQLIIGNFLAIILVSVASVMLSKAVRTRRQSELEQVRRIAVAAQEVVLRPVPELLGPVRAASLCLAAGTGAQIGGDLYEAVQTRYGVRLIVGDVRGKGLSAIRAVAVALGAFREAVHYEDELQEVMNHCSAALRREAAVPGTYSQAELPEVLMEGFTTALIAQVPEEPVVHLVNRGHPPALVLHQGRVRALTPASPLPPLGLEDLVSGPPARPESYPFLPGDRLLLYTDGVIEARDRDNGFLPLPQTMEQIPAGTSPQEFLDELHEALVRHTEGRLTDDVAMILVDRLA, encoded by the coding sequence GTGCTGAGCGTCGAACTCTCGCCCGCACACGAACTGGTCACCGGCCCCATGCTCACCACGACGCCGGCGCTCGCCGCGCTGACGATGGGCCCGCTGGGCACGCTGTCCGCGGCAGCCCTCGCCGCGAGTGTGAACGCGACCTCCGCGACCTACAACCACTCGTGGGGAACCCAGACCCAGCTGATCATCGGCAACTTCCTGGCGATCATCTTGGTGTCCGTGGCCAGTGTCATGCTGAGCAAAGCGGTGCGCACCCGCAGGCAGAGCGAGCTCGAGCAGGTCCGCCGGATCGCGGTGGCGGCTCAGGAGGTCGTCCTGCGGCCCGTCCCCGAGCTCCTGGGCCCGGTACGGGCGGCCAGCCTGTGCCTCGCGGCCGGGACGGGGGCGCAGATAGGCGGCGATCTGTACGAGGCCGTGCAGACGCGCTACGGCGTCCGCCTGATCGTGGGGGACGTCCGGGGGAAGGGGCTGTCGGCCATCCGCGCGGTCGCGGTGGCATTGGGCGCGTTCCGGGAGGCCGTCCACTACGAGGACGAACTGCAGGAGGTCATGAACCATTGCTCGGCCGCGCTGCGGCGGGAGGCCGCCGTACCGGGTACCTACTCCCAGGCAGAACTTCCCGAAGTCCTCATGGAGGGATTCACCACCGCGCTCATCGCCCAGGTGCCGGAAGAGCCGGTGGTGCACCTGGTCAACCGCGGCCATCCGCCCGCCCTGGTGCTGCACCAGGGCAGGGTCCGGGCCCTGACGCCCGCCTCGCCACTGCCGCCGCTCGGTCTCGAAGACCTCGTCAGCGGTCCTCCGGCCAGGCCCGAGAGCTACCCGTTCCTGCCCGGTGACCGGCTGCTGCTCTACACCGACGGCGTGATCGAGGCCCGCGATCGTGACAACGGCTTCCTCCCCCTGCCGCAGACCATGGAGCAGATACCCGCCGGCACCTCCCCACAGGAGTTCCTGGACGAACTGCACGAGGCACTGGTCCGCCACACCGAGGGCCGCCTGACGGACGACGTGGCGATGATCCTCGTCGACCGGCTCGCGTGA
- a CDS encoding L,D-transpeptidase family protein, with translation MRTALVTGVTIVTALLPQGIENHPPLPARLADTGGGSQLITAVAPAPGSTTGRLTWWDRRAGRWYEAGSADARFGANGLTEGATRTQGTNTTPTGLYELPYAFGIRRAPAGTEYRYRRVTDRSWWCQDNASASYNRWVETLPADCAPGEAEHLVTYEKQYAHALLIAFNYAEPVRGRGAGIFLHVNGKGATAGCVSVPERAMREILRWANPRRHPHIAIGTWSGALDVTRY, from the coding sequence CTGCGTACCGCTCTCGTCACCGGCGTAACGATCGTCACCGCCCTGCTCCCGCAGGGCATTGAGAACCATCCCCCGCTGCCCGCCCGTCTCGCCGACACCGGCGGCGGAAGCCAGCTGATCACGGCCGTCGCACCCGCTCCCGGCTCCACGACCGGTCGGCTGACCTGGTGGGACCGGCGGGCGGGGCGGTGGTACGAGGCCGGGAGCGCGGACGCCCGCTTCGGGGCGAACGGACTGACCGAGGGCGCGACCCGGACCCAGGGCACGAACACCACGCCGACGGGCCTGTACGAACTGCCGTACGCCTTCGGGATCCGGCGCGCACCGGCCGGAACGGAGTACCGCTACCGGCGGGTGACGGACCGTTCGTGGTGGTGCCAGGACAACGCGTCCGCCAGCTACAACCGCTGGGTGGAGACGCTGCCCGCGGACTGCGCGCCGGGCGAGGCCGAGCACCTGGTGACGTACGAGAAGCAGTACGCGCACGCGCTGCTCATCGCCTTCAACTACGCCGAGCCCGTACGCGGCCGGGGCGCGGGAATCTTCCTGCACGTCAACGGCAAGGGCGCGACGGCCGGTTGCGTATCCGTACCGGAGAGGGCGATGCGGGAGATCCTGCGCTGGGCGAACCCGCGCCGCCACCCCCACATCGCGATCGGCACCTGGTCCGGGGCCCTGGACGTGACCCGGTACTAG
- a CDS encoding pyridoxamine 5'-phosphate oxidase family protein, with translation MGKQYERIDGRLRAFIEEQPVFFTATAPLAGDGHVNLSPKGRAGTLVVIDEQTLAYLDFGGSGAETIAHVRENGRITLMWCAFSGPPNIVRIHGEGEAVFRDDPRWGELIALFGEADGPSARAVIVVHARRIADVCGYAVPLMEYQGERTLHAEYFGRKTDEEFAEYCEKKDFIGTSLDGLPALPLPLPPRTV, from the coding sequence ATGGGAAAGCAATACGAACGCATAGACGGCCGGCTGCGCGCCTTCATCGAGGAGCAGCCGGTCTTCTTCACCGCGACCGCCCCGCTCGCGGGTGACGGGCACGTCAACCTGTCACCCAAGGGCCGCGCCGGCACCCTCGTCGTCATCGACGAGCAGACCCTCGCCTACCTGGACTTCGGCGGCAGCGGCGCCGAGACCATCGCGCACGTCCGCGAGAACGGCCGGATCACCCTGATGTGGTGCGCGTTCTCCGGCCCGCCCAACATCGTGCGCATACACGGCGAGGGCGAGGCGGTCTTCCGCGACGACCCCCGCTGGGGCGAACTGATCGCCCTGTTCGGCGAGGCCGACGGGCCGTCCGCCCGCGCGGTCATCGTCGTCCACGCCCGCCGGATCGCCGATGTGTGCGGGTACGCCGTCCCCTTGATGGAGTACCAGGGCGAGCGCACCCTCCACGCGGAGTACTTCGGCCGCAAGACGGACGAGGAGTTCGCCGAGTACTGCGAGAAGAAGGACTTCATCGGGACGAGCCTCGACGGCCTGCCTGCGCTGCCTCTGCCCCTTCCGCCCCGTACCGTCTGA
- a CDS encoding acetylornithine transaminase, giving the protein MTGDQETGHQETGNQRYSARWQGALTNNYGTPALALVRGEGAQVWDADGKQYTDFVGGIAVNALGHAHPAIVAAVTGQISTLGHVSNLYASEPVIALGERLLQLFGRPGKVFFCNSGAEAVEAAFKIGRLTGRTHMVATSGGFHGRTMGALALTGQPTKQDPFLPLPGDVTHVPYGDVEALRAAVTEQTALVVIEPVQGENGVVVPPAGYLTAAREITRATGTLLVLDEVQTGIGRCGQWFEHQAHEGVEPDLVTLAKGLGGGLPIGAVVAFGPAADLLRPGQHGTTFGGNPVACAAGLAVIDTIATEGLLDQVKARGERLRSGIESSAHPLVSHVRGAGLLLGIVLTEPLAPRVQQAAQDAGYLVNAPAPDVVRLMPPYVLSEAEADAFLRDLPGILDAANGDGSGE; this is encoded by the coding sequence GTGACCGGCGATCAGGAGACCGGCCATCAGGAGACCGGCAACCAGCGGTACAGCGCCCGTTGGCAGGGCGCGCTGACCAACAACTACGGCACCCCGGCGCTGGCCCTCGTACGCGGTGAGGGCGCCCAGGTCTGGGACGCGGACGGCAAGCAGTACACCGACTTCGTCGGCGGCATCGCGGTCAACGCCCTCGGCCACGCCCACCCGGCGATCGTCGCGGCCGTGACCGGCCAGATCTCGACGCTGGGCCACGTCTCCAACCTCTACGCCTCCGAGCCGGTCATCGCGCTCGGCGAGCGGCTGCTCCAGCTCTTCGGCCGCCCCGGCAAGGTCTTCTTCTGCAACTCCGGCGCGGAGGCGGTCGAAGCCGCCTTCAAGATCGGCAGGCTGACCGGGCGGACCCACATGGTCGCCACCTCCGGCGGATTCCACGGCCGGACCATGGGCGCCCTCGCCCTCACCGGCCAGCCGACGAAGCAGGACCCCTTCCTGCCGCTGCCCGGTGACGTCACGCACGTCCCCTACGGCGACGTGGAGGCCCTGCGCGCCGCCGTCACCGAGCAGACCGCGCTCGTCGTCATCGAGCCCGTCCAGGGCGAGAACGGTGTCGTCGTGCCCCCCGCCGGCTACCTGACGGCCGCCCGCGAGATCACCCGCGCCACCGGCACCCTCCTCGTCCTCGACGAGGTGCAGACCGGCATCGGCCGGTGCGGCCAGTGGTTCGAGCACCAGGCCCACGAGGGCGTCGAGCCCGACCTGGTCACCCTCGCCAAGGGGCTGGGCGGCGGTCTGCCCATCGGCGCCGTCGTCGCCTTCGGCCCGGCCGCGGACCTGCTCCGGCCCGGCCAGCACGGCACCACCTTCGGCGGGAACCCGGTGGCCTGCGCCGCGGGCCTCGCCGTCATCGACACCATCGCGACCGAAGGCCTGCTCGACCAGGTCAAGGCGCGCGGCGAGCGGCTGCGCTCCGGAATCGAGTCTTCCGCCCATCCGCTGGTCTCCCACGTCCGCGGCGCGGGCCTTCTCCTGGGTATCGTGCTGACCGAGCCCCTCGCACCCCGGGTGCAACAGGCGGCTCAGGACGCCGGCTACCTGGTCAACGCGCCCGCCCCCGACGTCGTACGGCTCATGCCTCCGTACGTACTCTCCGAGGCCGAGGCGGACGCGTTCCTCCGGGACCTGCCCGGCATCCTCGACGCAGCCAACGGGGACGGATCCGGAGAATGA
- the argH gene encoding argininosuccinate lyase: MSSNNGDVRLWGGRFADGPAEALAKLSASVHFDWRLAPYDIAGSRAHARVLHKAGLLTHDELERMIAGLDQLEADVASGSFTGTIADEDVHTALERGLLERLGPDLGGKLRAGRSRNDQVATLFRMYLRDHARIIGGLVADLQDALVGLAESHADVAMPGRTHLQHAQPVLFAHHVLAHVQSLSRDAERLRQWDTRTAVSPYGSGALAGSSLGLDPEAVAADLGFERGSVGNSIDGTASRDFVAEFAFVTAMIGINLSRIAEEIIIWNTKEFSFVTLHDAFSTGSSIMPQKKNPDIAELARGKSGRLIGNLTGLLATLKALPLAYNRDLQEDKEPVFDSCDTLEVLLPAFTGMMATLTVNRERMEELAPAGFSLATDIAEWLVKQGVPFRVAHEVAGECVKVCEVLGIELDELTDEQFAKISEHLTPEVRTVLNVKGALASRSGRGGTAPSAVAVQLTELKADLVIQHAWAIHKQ, encoded by the coding sequence GTGAGCAGCAACAACGGTGACGTCCGGCTCTGGGGCGGCCGCTTTGCCGACGGCCCGGCCGAGGCCCTCGCGAAGCTGTCCGCGTCGGTCCACTTCGACTGGCGCCTCGCGCCGTACGACATCGCGGGCTCCCGCGCGCACGCCCGAGTGCTGCACAAGGCCGGCCTGCTCACCCACGACGAGCTCGAACGCATGATCGCCGGCCTCGACCAGCTCGAAGCCGATGTGGCGAGCGGGTCCTTCACCGGGACCATCGCCGACGAGGACGTGCACACCGCGCTGGAACGCGGCCTGCTGGAGCGGCTCGGCCCCGACCTCGGCGGCAAGCTGCGGGCCGGCCGGTCCCGCAACGACCAGGTGGCCACCCTCTTCCGGATGTACCTGCGCGACCACGCCCGGATCATCGGCGGGCTGGTCGCCGACCTCCAGGACGCGCTGGTCGGCCTCGCCGAGAGCCACGCGGACGTGGCGATGCCCGGCCGGACCCACCTCCAGCACGCGCAGCCGGTGCTCTTCGCGCACCACGTACTGGCCCACGTGCAGTCCCTGTCCCGGGACGCGGAGCGGCTGCGGCAGTGGGACACCCGCACGGCGGTCTCCCCGTACGGTTCGGGGGCCCTTGCCGGCTCCTCGCTGGGCCTGGACCCGGAGGCGGTCGCCGCCGACCTGGGCTTCGAGCGGGGGTCGGTCGGCAATTCGATCGACGGCACGGCCTCGCGCGACTTCGTCGCCGAGTTCGCCTTCGTCACCGCGATGATCGGGATCAACCTGTCCCGGATCGCGGAGGAGATCATCATCTGGAACACGAAGGAGTTCTCCTTCGTGACCCTGCACGACGCCTTCTCCACCGGGTCGTCGATCATGCCGCAGAAGAAGAATCCGGACATCGCGGAGCTGGCGCGCGGCAAGTCGGGACGCCTCATCGGCAACCTGACCGGCCTGCTCGCCACCCTCAAGGCGCTGCCGCTGGCGTACAACCGGGACCTCCAGGAGGACAAGGAGCCCGTCTTCGACTCCTGCGACACCCTTGAGGTCCTGCTGCCGGCCTTCACCGGGATGATGGCCACCCTGACGGTCAACCGCGAGCGGATGGAAGAGCTGGCTCCGGCGGGCTTCTCGCTCGCCACCGACATCGCGGAGTGGCTGGTCAAGCAGGGTGTGCCGTTCCGGGTGGCGCACGAGGTGGCCGGCGAGTGCGTCAAGGTGTGCGAGGTGCTCGGGATCGAGCTGGACGAGCTGACGGACGAGCAGTTCGCCAAGATCTCGGAGCACCTGACCCCCGAGGTCCGGACCGTCCTGAACGTCAAGGGCGCGCTGGCGTCGCGGAGCGGCCGCGGCGGCACCGCCCCGTCGGCGGTCGCCGTCCAGCTGACCGAGCTGAAGGCGGACCTGGTCATCCAGCACGCCTGGGCGATCCACAAGCAGTAG
- the argJ gene encoding bifunctional glutamate N-acetyltransferase/amino-acid acetyltransferase ArgJ: MSVTAAQGFTAAGIAAGIKENGNPDLALVVNHGPRLSAAGVFTSNRVKAAPVHWSEQVLRGATVSAVVLNSGGANACTGPKGFQDTHATAEKVAETLGADFNAGEVAVASTGLIGVLLPMDKLLPGIETAAAALSADGGEAAAIAIKTTDTVHKTATVSQGGWTVGGMAKGAGMLAPGLATMLVVLTTDADVDSPALDRALRSATRTTFDRVDSDGCMSTNDTVLLLASGASGQVPAYEEFAEAVRTVCDDLARQLIGDAEGASKDIRIEVIGAADEDDAVEVGRSIARNNLLKCAIHGEDPNWGRVLSAIGTTKAAFDPDRLNVAINGVWVCKNGSVGEDRDLVSMKDREVRITADLSTGGASAVIWANDLTAEYVHENSAYSS, translated from the coding sequence GTGAGCGTCACGGCAGCACAGGGATTCACCGCGGCCGGCATCGCCGCCGGGATCAAGGAGAACGGCAACCCGGACCTCGCCCTCGTGGTCAACCACGGGCCGCGGCTCTCCGCCGCGGGCGTCTTCACCTCCAACCGCGTCAAGGCCGCGCCCGTGCACTGGTCCGAGCAGGTCCTGCGCGGCGCCACGGTGAGCGCGGTCGTCCTGAACTCCGGCGGCGCCAACGCCTGCACCGGCCCCAAGGGCTTCCAGGACACCCACGCCACCGCCGAGAAGGTCGCCGAGACGCTCGGAGCGGACTTCAACGCCGGCGAGGTCGCGGTCGCGTCCACCGGCCTGATCGGTGTCCTGCTCCCCATGGACAAGCTGCTCCCGGGCATCGAGACCGCCGCGGCCGCCCTGTCGGCGGACGGCGGCGAGGCCGCGGCCATCGCCATCAAGACCACCGACACCGTGCACAAGACGGCCACCGTCTCCCAGGGAGGCTGGACCGTCGGCGGCATGGCCAAGGGCGCGGGCATGCTCGCCCCGGGCCTGGCCACCATGCTCGTCGTCCTCACCACCGACGCCGACGTGGACAGCCCCGCCCTCGACCGGGCGCTGCGCTCCGCCACCCGCACCACCTTCGACCGGGTCGACTCCGACGGCTGCATGTCCACCAACGACACGGTGCTGCTGCTCGCCTCCGGCGCCTCCGGCCAGGTGCCCGCGTACGAGGAGTTCGCCGAGGCCGTACGCACCGTCTGCGACGACCTCGCCCGCCAGCTGATCGGCGACGCCGAAGGCGCCAGCAAGGACATCCGCATCGAGGTGATCGGCGCGGCCGACGAGGACGACGCGGTCGAGGTCGGCCGGTCCATCGCCCGGAACAACCTGCTCAAGTGCGCCATCCACGGCGAGGACCCGAACTGGGGCCGGGTGCTCTCCGCCATCGGCACCACCAAGGCGGCCTTCGACCCGGACCGGCTGAACGTCGCGATCAACGGCGTCTGGGTCTGCAAGAACGGCTCGGTCGGCGAGGACCGCGACCTGGTCAGCATGAAGGACCGGGAGGTCCGCATCACCGCCGACCTGTCCACCGGCGGCGCATCCGCCGTCATCTGGGCCAACGACCTGACCGCCGAGTACGTCCACGAGAACAGCGCCTACAGCTCATGA
- a CDS encoding N-acetyltransferase: MTGIMISTIAERPELAARLWDMKDSWPEFAQHDSLAWLLYPRMVAEFPEYVLIATDGDAVVARGFSLPFAQHAPGRDGVLPAQGWDRILMWAFSDRRRGVEPDTVSAIEISIATGRQGEGLSGMMLAAMRENARARGFAEAVAPVRPSGKPAEPDTSIHEYAYRTREDGLPHDPWLRVHVRAGGVIDSVAPLSMTITGSLAQWRDWTGLPFDTPGPVHVPGALAPVRCEPEQGYAVYVEPNVWVRHPLG, from the coding sequence ATGACCGGAATCATGATCAGCACCATCGCGGAGCGGCCCGAACTGGCGGCACGGCTCTGGGACATGAAGGACTCCTGGCCCGAGTTCGCCCAGCACGACTCACTGGCCTGGCTGCTGTACCCGCGGATGGTGGCCGAGTTCCCGGAGTACGTCCTGATAGCCACGGACGGCGACGCGGTGGTCGCCCGCGGCTTCAGCCTGCCCTTCGCGCAGCACGCACCGGGCCGCGACGGGGTGCTGCCCGCGCAGGGCTGGGACCGGATCCTGATGTGGGCCTTCTCCGACCGCCGACGTGGCGTCGAACCCGACACCGTGAGCGCGATCGAGATCAGCATCGCCACCGGCCGGCAGGGCGAGGGGCTGTCCGGCATGATGCTGGCCGCGATGCGGGAGAACGCGCGTGCCCGAGGCTTCGCGGAGGCGGTGGCCCCCGTCCGCCCCAGCGGAAAACCGGCCGAGCCGGACACCTCGATCCACGAGTACGCGTACCGGACCCGCGAAGACGGGCTCCCCCACGACCCCTGGCTGCGCGTCCACGTCCGCGCGGGCGGCGTCATCGACTCGGTGGCCCCGCTCTCGATGACGATCACCGGCTCGCTCGCGCAGTGGCGCGACTGGACGGGACTGCCCTTCGACACGCCCGGCCCGGTCCACGTCCCGGGCGCCCTCGCCCCGGTCCGCTGCGAACCGGAACAGGGCTACGCGGTCTACGTGGAGCCGAACGTCTGGGTCCGCCACCCGCTCGGCTGA
- a CDS encoding TetR/AcrR family transcriptional regulator, with amino-acid sequence MAMDRDQVLRDAAALLSRKSTATMDEVARAAGIGRATLHRHFAGRDALVRALEELGIREFEVAFDNARLDEGSAVDALRRLVAEAEPNAELLAFLVTENQLFEGDQVNEGWARLDARVGALFRRGQAEGDIRIDLSPAWLTEALYGLIGTCAWAVMDGRVAAKDFQYMIIELLLGGARRSVE; translated from the coding sequence ATGGCCATGGATCGTGACCAGGTGCTCCGCGACGCGGCCGCCCTGCTTTCCCGCAAGTCGACCGCCACGATGGACGAGGTCGCCCGCGCCGCCGGAATCGGGCGCGCGACCCTCCACCGGCACTTCGCCGGGCGCGACGCCCTCGTACGGGCCCTCGAAGAACTCGGCATCCGGGAGTTCGAGGTCGCCTTCGACAACGCCCGCCTGGACGAGGGGAGCGCGGTCGACGCGCTGCGCCGGCTCGTGGCGGAGGCCGAGCCCAATGCCGAGCTGCTGGCCTTCCTCGTCACCGAGAACCAGCTGTTCGAAGGCGACCAGGTCAACGAGGGATGGGCCCGCCTCGACGCCCGCGTCGGCGCGCTCTTCCGGCGCGGCCAGGCCGAGGGTGACATCCGGATCGACCTGAGCCCCGCCTGGCTCACCGAGGCCCTCTACGGCCTCATCGGCACCTGCGCCTGGGCCGTCATGGACGGCCGGGTCGCGGCCAAGGACTTTCAGTACATGATCATCGAGCT
- the argC gene encoding N-acetyl-gamma-glutamyl-phosphate reductase, producing the protein MVVRVAVAGASGYAGGELLRLLLSHPEVEIGALTGNSNAGQLLGSLQPHLVPLAGRTLEATDAEVLAGHDVVFLALPHGQSAAVAAQLGEDVLVVDMGADHRLKSSADWDRFYGAPHAGTWPYGLPELPGGRAALQGAKRIAVPGCFPTAVSLALFPAYQARLAGPEAVVVAATGTSGAGKALKTHLLGAEVMGSVTPYGVGGGHRHTPEMVQNLSPLAGTEVSVSFTPTLVPMARGILATCSAKALPGTTAESLRAAYEKAYADEPFVRLLPEGQWPSTKSVHGSNAVHLQVAHDESAQRIIAISAIDNLTKGTAGGAVQSMNIALGLHESLGLSTIGVAP; encoded by the coding sequence ATGGTGGTACGTGTAGCGGTGGCCGGAGCGAGTGGATACGCGGGCGGTGAACTCCTGCGCCTGCTCCTCTCTCACCCCGAGGTGGAGATCGGCGCGCTGACCGGCAACTCCAACGCCGGACAGCTCCTCGGCTCCCTGCAGCCGCACCTCGTGCCGCTCGCGGGGCGGACCCTGGAGGCGACCGACGCCGAGGTCCTCGCGGGCCACGACGTCGTGTTCCTCGCGCTCCCGCACGGCCAGTCCGCCGCCGTCGCCGCCCAGCTCGGCGAGGACGTCCTCGTCGTCGACATGGGCGCCGACCACCGGCTCAAGAGCTCGGCCGACTGGGACCGGTTCTACGGCGCCCCGCACGCCGGGACCTGGCCCTACGGGCTCCCCGAGCTGCCCGGCGGGCGCGCCGCGCTACAGGGCGCCAAGCGGATCGCCGTCCCCGGCTGCTTCCCCACCGCCGTCTCCCTCGCGCTGTTCCCCGCGTACCAGGCGCGGCTCGCCGGGCCGGAGGCCGTCGTCGTCGCCGCCACCGGCACCTCGGGCGCGGGCAAGGCGCTCAAGACCCACCTGCTCGGCGCCGAGGTCATGGGCAGCGTCACCCCGTACGGAGTGGGCGGCGGCCACCGGCACACCCCCGAGATGGTGCAGAACCTGTCCCCGCTCGCGGGCACCGAGGTCAGCGTGTCGTTCACGCCGACCCTCGTGCCGATGGCCCGCGGCATCCTCGCCACCTGCTCCGCCAAGGCCCTTCCCGGCACCACCGCCGAATCGCTGCGCGCCGCCTACGAGAAGGCGTACGCCGACGAGCCCTTCGTACGGCTGCTGCCCGAGGGCCAGTGGCCGTCCACCAAGTCCGTCCACGGATCCAACGCCGTTCACCTGCAGGTCGCCCACGACGAGTCCGCGCAGCGCATCATCGCCATCAGCGCCATCGACAACCTGACCAAGGGCACCGCCGGCGGCGCGGTACAGAGCATGAACATCGCCCTCGGGCTTCACGAGAGCCTGGGGCTTTCCACGATCGGAGTGGCACCGTGA
- a CDS encoding HAD domain-containing protein has translation MKPLLLIDVDGPLNPYAAKPQRRPEGYTTHRMRPTGWREAESAKPLRVWLNPAHGAELLALADAYELVWATTWKDEANDWIGPHLGLPRLPFIDWPSMHGRAPRGTFWKTQYVLEYADSRPFAWIDDDITAMDHEYVDQLHPARALLMRIDERIGLTRADFDRLADWAA, from the coding sequence ATGAAGCCACTGCTGCTGATCGATGTCGACGGACCACTGAACCCCTACGCGGCCAAGCCCCAGCGCCGCCCCGAGGGGTACACCACCCACCGCATGCGACCGACGGGCTGGAGGGAGGCGGAGAGTGCGAAGCCGTTGCGGGTCTGGCTGAATCCCGCCCACGGCGCGGAGCTGCTCGCGCTGGCGGACGCGTACGAGCTGGTCTGGGCCACCACCTGGAAGGACGAGGCGAACGACTGGATAGGGCCCCACCTGGGCCTGCCGCGGCTCCCCTTCATCGACTGGCCGTCGATGCACGGCCGGGCGCCGCGCGGCACGTTCTGGAAGACGCAGTACGTCCTGGAGTACGCGGACTCCCGGCCCTTCGCCTGGATCGACGACGACATCACGGCCATGGACCACGAGTACGTCGACCAGCTGCACCCGGCGCGGGCGCTGCTCATGCGGATCGACGAGCGGATCGGGCTGACCCGGGCGGACTTCGACAGGCTGGCGGACTGGGCGGCTTGA
- a CDS encoding arginine repressor — translation MSQAQDNEYGGQAVPQTRTARHRRIVDILNRQPVRSQSQLAKLLADDGLSVTQATLSRDLDELGAVKIRNTGGELIYAVPSEGGFRTPQAPLGESAKEERMRRLSGELLISAEASANLVVLRTPPGAAQFLASAIDQAELREILGTIAGDDTLMLISRDPAGGQALADHLLRLAQKEG, via the coding sequence ATGAGTCAGGCGCAGGACAACGAGTACGGCGGGCAGGCCGTCCCGCAGACCCGCACCGCCCGCCACCGCCGGATCGTGGACATCCTCAACCGGCAGCCGGTCCGCTCCCAGAGCCAGCTGGCCAAGCTGCTCGCCGACGACGGGCTGAGCGTCACCCAGGCGACGCTCTCCCGCGACCTCGACGAGCTGGGCGCGGTGAAGATCCGCAACACCGGCGGCGAGCTGATCTACGCGGTGCCCAGCGAGGGCGGTTTCCGCACCCCGCAGGCCCCGCTCGGCGAGTCCGCGAAGGAGGAGCGCATGCGGCGCCTCTCCGGGGAGCTGCTGATCTCGGCGGAGGCTTCGGCGAACCTCGTGGTCCTGCGCACCCCGCCGGGTGCGGCGCAGTTCCTCGCCTCCGCGATCGACCAGGCCGAACTCCGGGAGATCCTCGGCACGATCGCGGGCGACGACACCCTGATGCTGATCAGCCGTGACCCGGCGGGCGGCCAGGCCCTGGCCGACCACCTCCTGCGCCTGGCCCAGAAGGAAGGCTGA
- the argB gene encoding acetylglutamate kinase codes for MSTARKHTALPKAEILIEALPWLTRHNGKVVVIKFGGNAMIDQDLKAAFAQDVVFLRQAGLKPVVVHGGGPQINAQLDKQGLVSEFKAGLRVTTPEAMDVVRMVLAGQVQRELVGLLNQHGPLAVGLTGEDAHTITATKHSPEIDGEVVDIGRVGEITAIDTGAIEALLADGRIPVISSIARSADDHHVYNVNADTAAAALAAALGAETLMVLTDVEGLYADWPNSDEVISRLTVSELEKLLPELSSGMVPKMQGCLHAVRGGVSTARVIDGRVQHSILLEIFTDEGIGTMVVPDEQQGGAQ; via the coding sequence ATGAGCACCGCCAGGAAGCACACCGCTCTCCCCAAGGCGGAGATCCTCATCGAAGCCCTGCCCTGGCTCACCCGGCACAACGGCAAGGTCGTCGTCATCAAGTTCGGCGGCAACGCCATGATCGACCAGGACCTCAAGGCCGCCTTCGCCCAGGACGTGGTCTTCCTGCGCCAGGCGGGCCTGAAGCCCGTCGTGGTGCACGGCGGCGGCCCCCAGATCAACGCCCAGCTCGACAAGCAGGGCCTGGTCAGCGAATTCAAGGCGGGCCTGCGCGTCACGACCCCCGAGGCCATGGACGTCGTACGGATGGTCCTGGCGGGCCAGGTCCAGCGCGAGCTGGTCGGCCTGCTCAACCAGCACGGGCCGCTCGCCGTAGGCCTGACCGGCGAGGACGCCCACACCATCACCGCCACCAAGCACAGCCCGGAGATCGACGGCGAGGTCGTCGACATCGGGCGGGTCGGCGAGATCACCGCCATCGACACCGGCGCGATCGAGGCACTGCTGGCGGACGGCCGGATCCCGGTCATCTCCTCCATCGCGCGCAGCGCCGACGACCACCACGTGTACAACGTGAACGCCGACACGGCCGCCGCGGCGCTGGCCGCCGCGCTCGGCGCCGAAACGCTGATGGTCCTCACCGACGTCGAGGGCCTCTACGCGGACTGGCCCAACAGCGACGAGGTCATCAGCAGGCTCACCGTCAGCGAGCTGGAGAAGCTGCTGCCCGAGCTGTCCAGCGGCATGGTGCCCAAGATGCAGGGCTGCCTGCACGCCGTCCGGGGCGGCGTCAGCACCGCCCGCGTGATCGACGGACGGGTCCAGCACTCGATCCTGCTGGAAATCTTCACGGACGAGGGAATCGGCACGATGGTCGTGCCCGACGAGCAGCAAGGGGGAGCGCAGTGA